One Bos taurus isolate L1 Dominette 01449 registration number 42190680 breed Hereford chromosome 3, ARS-UCD2.0, whole genome shotgun sequence DNA window includes the following coding sequences:
- the B4GALT3 gene encoding beta-1,4-galactosyltransferase 3 isoform X1: MLRRLLERPCTLALLVGSQLAVMMYLSLGGFRSLSALFGREQEPAFDYSHPHDVYSNLSHMPGAPVAPGGLPAPQGLPYCPERSPLLVGPISVSFSPVPSLAEIVERNPRVEPGGRYRPARCEPRSRTAIIVPHRAREHHLRLLLYHLHPFLQRQQLAYGIYVIHQAGNGTFNRAKLLNVGVREALRDEEWDCLFLHDVDLLPENDHNLYVCDPRGPRHVAVAMNKFGYSLPYPQYFGGVSALTPDQYLKMNGFPNEYWGWGGEDDDIATRVRLAGMKISRPPTSVGHYKMVKHRGDKGNEENPHRFDLLVRTQNSWTQDGMNSLTYQLLSRELGPLYTNITADIGTDPRGPRTSSGPHYPPGSSQAFRQEMLQRRPPARPGPLPTANHTAPHGSH; the protein is encoded by the exons ATGTTGCGGAGGTTGCTGGAGCGGCCCTGCACCCTGGCCCTACTTGTGGGCTCCCAGCTGGCAGTCATGATGTACCTGTCATTGGGGGGCTTTCGAAGCCTCAGTGCCCTCTTTGGCCGAGAGCAGGAGCCGGCATTTGACTATTCTCATCCCCATGATGTCTACAGTAACCTCAGTCACATGCCTGGGGCCCCTGTTGCCCCAGGGGGCCTCCCAGCTCCTCAAGGCCTGCCATACTGTCCCGAACGATCTCCTCTCTTAG TGGGTCCCATATCCGTGTCCTTTAGCCCAGTGCCATCGCTGGCAGAGATTGTGGAGAGGAATCCCCGGGTAGAACCGGGGGGCCGATACCGCCCTGCAAGGTGTGAGCCCCGGTCCCGGACAGCCATCATTGTGCCCCACCGTGCCCGGGAGCACCACCTGCGCCTGCTGCTCTACCACCTGCACCCGTTCCTGCAGCGCCAGCAGCTTGCTTACGGCATTTATGTCATCCACCAG GCTGGAAATGGAACATTTAACAGGGCAAAGCTGCTGAATGTCGGGGTGCGGGAGGCCCTGCGAGATGAAGAATGGGACTGCTTGTTTCTGCATGATGTGGATCTCCTGCCAGAGAACGACcacaacctgtatgtgtgcgatCCCCGAGGACCTCGGCACGTTGCTGTTGCCATGAACAAATTTGGATACAG CCTCCCGTATCCCCAGTACTTTGGCGGGGTCTCAGCGCTCACTCCTGACCAGTACCTGAAGATGAATGGCTTCCCCAATGAATACTGGGGCTGGGGTGGTGAGGATGACGACATTGCTACCAG GGTTCGCTTGGCTGGGATGAAGATATCTCGTCCCCCCACATCCGTGGGACACTATAAGATGGTGAAGCACCGAGGAGATAAGGGCAACGAGGAAAATCCCCACAG GTTTGACCTCCTGGTCCGTACCCAGAATTCCTGGACTCAAGATGGAATGAACTCACTGACATACCAGTTGCTGTCTCGAGAGCTGGGCCCTCTCTATACGAACATCACAGCAGACATTGGAACTGACCCTCGGGGTCCCCGGACTTCCTCTGGTCCCCATTACCCGCCTGGTTCCTCCCAAGCCTTCCGTCAGGAGATGCTGCAGCGCCGGCccccagccaggcctggccctctgCCTACTGCCAACCACACAGCTCCTCATGGTTCACACTGA
- the B4GALT3 gene encoding beta-1,4-galactosyltransferase 3 (The RefSeq protein has 1 substitution compared to this genomic sequence) — translation MLRRLLERPCTLALLVGSQLAVMMYLSLGGFRSLSALFGREQEPAFDYSHPHDVYSNLSHMPGAPVAPGGLPAPQGLPYCPKRSPLLVGPISVSFSPVPSLAEIVERNPRVEPGGRYRPARCEPRSRTAIIVPHRAREHHLRLLLYHLHPFLQRQQLAYGIYVIHQAGNGTFNRAKLLNVGVREALRDEEWDCLFLHDVDLLPENDHNLYVCDPRGPRHVAVAMNKFGYSLPYPQYFGGVSALTPDQYLKMNGFPNEYWGWGGEDDDIATRVRLAGMKISRPPTSVGHYKMVKHRGDKGNEENPHRFDLLVRTQNSWTQDGMNSLTYQLLSRELGPLYTNITADIGTDPRGPRTSSGPHYPPGSSQAFRQEMLQRRPPARPGPLPTANHTAPHGSH, via the exons ATGTTGCGGAGGTTGCTGGAGCGGCCCTGCACCCTGGCCCTACTTGTGGGCTCCCAGCTGGCAGTCATGATGTACCTGTCATTGGGGGGCTTTCGAAGCCTCAGTGCCCTCTTTGGCCGAGAGCAGGAGCCGGCATTTGACTATTCTCATCCCCATGATGTCTACAGTAACCTCAGTCACATGCCTGGGGCCCCTGTTGCCCCAGGGGGCCTCCCAGCTCCTCAAGGCCTGCCATACTGTCCCGAACGATCTCCTCTCTTAG TGGGTCCCATATCCGTGTCCTTTAGCCCAGTGCCATCGCTGGCAGAGATTGTGGAGAGGAATCCCCGGGTAGAACCGGGGGGCCGATACCGCCCTGCAAGGTGTGAGCCCCGGTCCCGGACAGCCATCATTGTGCCCCACCGTGCCCGGGAGCACCACCTGCGCCTGCTGCTCTACCACCTGCACCCGTTCCTGCAGCGCCAGCAGCTTGCTTACGGCATTTATGTCATCCACCAG GCTGGAAATGGAACATTTAACAGGGCAAAGCTGCTGAATGTCGGGGTGCGGGAGGCCCTGCGAGATGAAGAATGGGACTGCTTGTTTCTGCATGATGTGGATCTCCTGCCAGAGAACGACcacaacctgtatgtgtgcgatCCCCGAGGACCTCGGCACGTTGCTGTTGCCATGAACAAATTTGGATACAG CCTCCCGTATCCCCAGTACTTTGGCGGGGTCTCAGCGCTCACTCCTGACCAGTACCTGAAGATGAATGGCTTCCCCAATGAATACTGGGGCTGGGGTGGTGAGGATGACGACATTGCTACCAG GGTTCGCTTGGCTGGGATGAAGATATCTCGTCCCCCCACATCCGTGGGACACTATAAGATGGTGAAGCACCGAGGAGATAAGGGCAACGAGGAAAATCCCCACAG GTTTGACCTCCTGGTCCGTACCCAGAATTCCTGGACTCAAGATGGAATGAACTCACTGACATACCAGTTGCTGTCTCGAGAGCTGGGCCCTCTCTATACGAACATCACAGCAGACATTGGAACTGACCCTCGGGGTCCCCGGACTTCCTCTGGTCCCCATTACCCGCCTGGTTCCTCCCAAGCCTTCCGTCAGGAGATGCTGCAGCGCCGGCccccagccaggcctggccctctgCCTACTGCCAACCACACAGCTCCTCATGGTTCACACTGA